Proteins from a single region of Shinella zoogloeoides:
- the folB gene encoding dihydroneopterin aldolase, which yields MTTTYTITLKNCAFFARHGLHDAEEFLGQRFFVDAELEVRPLRPLSDDAIESTVDYGVAFQEIEKIVTGQRRYLIEALAQEIATVLAARFPQISRARITVRKPNAPVPGVLDYVQVTVDHVV from the coding sequence ATGACCACCACCTACACGATCACGCTCAAGAACTGCGCCTTCTTCGCCCGGCACGGCCTGCACGATGCCGAGGAATTCCTGGGCCAGCGCTTCTTCGTCGATGCGGAGCTGGAGGTGCGGCCCTTGCGCCCGCTCTCCGACGACGCCATCGAATCCACCGTCGATTACGGCGTCGCCTTCCAGGAGATCGAGAAGATCGTCACCGGCCAGCGCCGCTATCTCATCGAGGCGCTGGCGCAGGAGATCGCCACCGTGCTTGCGGCACGCTTCCCGCAGATTTCCCGCGCCCGCATCACCGTGCGCAAGCCGAATGCGCCGGTGCCCGGCGTGCTCGACTATGTGCAGGTGACGGTGGACCATGTCGTCTGA
- the folK gene encoding 2-amino-4-hydroxy-6-hydroxymethyldihydropteridine diphosphokinase: MSSEGFRKATLGLGGNIGDPVQAMAEALRALDGRADSRVLAVSRLYRTPPWGKTDQDWFFNACALVETTLAPEALLDTCLDIERVMKRERKERWGPRTIDIDVLTFEGVEQSGGRLELPHPRMTARGFVLMPLADVAPTLEVAGRTVVEWLGDADITGIEPASAGPDWWKP; this comes from the coding sequence ATGTCGTCTGAGGGTTTCCGCAAGGCGACGCTCGGCCTCGGCGGCAATATCGGCGATCCGGTGCAGGCGATGGCGGAGGCGCTGCGCGCGCTCGATGGGCGGGCGGACAGTCGCGTCCTCGCCGTGTCGCGGCTTTACAGGACGCCGCCATGGGGCAAGACGGACCAGGACTGGTTCTTCAATGCCTGTGCGCTGGTAGAAACGACGCTCGCGCCCGAAGCCCTGCTCGACACCTGCCTCGATATCGAGCGCGTGATGAAGCGCGAGCGCAAGGAGCGTTGGGGGCCGCGCACCATCGATATCGACGTTCTGACCTTCGAGGGGGTGGAGCAATCGGGGGGGCGGCTGGAACTGCCGCATCCGCGCATGACGGCGCGCGGCTTCGTGCTGATGCCGCTTGCCGATGTCGCGCCCACGCTCGAGGTTGCGGGGCGGACGGTCGTGGAATGGCTGGGGGATGCGGATATTACGGGCATCGAGCCGGCGAGCGCCGGCCCGGACTGGTGGAAGCCTTGA
- a CDS encoding YcjF family protein codes for MNDRPRKPAAFTLPADASAMEPQSEKRSRPPAAFDEAVRLTPDAEDPFIATTADLPDFMPPVATPRPRRLTLGGIAMGALGLLFSLAVGLWVDALIRDLFSRNDWLGYLALAAAAIAVLALLGVVLRELIGLRRLAAVQDLKRDVIEAAASPKPAAGRAIVGRLVHLLAARPQTARGRARLAETEGEIIDAAHLVDLAERELMEPLDREARALILGAAKRVSIVTAVSPRALVDLGYVIYECSRLVRGMAELYGGRPGKIGMLRLMRDVVAHLAVTGSIAMGDSLVQQVLGHGLASKLSARLGEGVINGLMTARIGIAAMDLCRPMPFRALKRPGIGDFIGDLTPGGGSGRRDEA; via the coding sequence ATGAACGACCGCCCGCGCAAGCCCGCCGCCTTCACCCTGCCCGCCGATGCCTCGGCGATGGAGCCGCAAAGCGAAAAAAGGTCCCGCCCCCCGGCCGCCTTCGACGAGGCCGTGCGGCTGACGCCGGACGCCGAGGACCCGTTCATCGCCACCACCGCCGACCTACCGGACTTCATGCCGCCGGTCGCAACCCCGCGCCCGCGCCGCCTCACGCTCGGCGGCATCGCGATGGGCGCGCTCGGCCTGCTCTTCTCGCTCGCCGTCGGCCTGTGGGTGGATGCGCTGATCCGCGACCTCTTCAGCCGCAACGACTGGCTCGGCTATCTCGCCCTCGCCGCCGCCGCAATCGCGGTGCTCGCCCTTCTCGGCGTGGTGCTGCGCGAACTCATCGGCCTTCGCCGCCTCGCCGCCGTGCAGGACCTCAAGCGCGACGTGATCGAGGCCGCCGCCTCGCCGAAACCCGCCGCCGGCCGCGCCATCGTCGGCCGCCTCGTCCATCTTCTCGCCGCCCGCCCGCAGACGGCGCGCGGCCGCGCACGGCTGGCCGAGACGGAGGGCGAGATCATCGACGCCGCCCATCTCGTCGATCTTGCCGAACGGGAGCTGATGGAACCGCTGGACCGGGAGGCCCGCGCGCTGATCCTCGGCGCAGCCAAGCGCGTCTCCATCGTTACCGCCGTCAGCCCGCGCGCGCTGGTCGATCTCGGTTATGTGATCTACGAATGCAGCCGGCTGGTGCGCGGCATGGCGGAGCTTTACGGCGGCCGGCCGGGCAAGATCGGCATGCTGCGGCTGATGCGCGACGTCGTCGCCCATCTTGCCGTCACCGGCTCCATCGCCATGGGCGACAGCCTCGTGCAGCAGGTCCTCGGCCACGGGCTGGCGTCGAAGCTCTCCGCACGGCTCGGCGAAGGCGTGATCAACGGGCTGATGACGGCGCGCATCGGCATCGCCGCCATGGATCTCTGCCGTCCCATGCCCTTCCGCGCCCTGAAACGCCCGGGCATCGGCGATTTCATCGGCGACCTGACGCCGGGCGGCGGAAGCGGCCGCCGCGACGAGGCGTGA